In the Silene latifolia isolate original U9 population chromosome 1, ASM4854445v1, whole genome shotgun sequence genome, TTTATCTGACTGGATTGTTGACACTGGGGCATCTGATCATATGACATATGATCTAAAGCTTTTGACTGATGTACATGTTTTTACTAAACCTGTTAGGGTAGGACTCCCTGATGGTAGCATCAAATATGTTCATAAAATGGGTAGTGTTCAATTGACTGataaaatcaaattgatacatgTTTTTTTACATTCCTGCTTTTAAGCAGAATTTACTATCAGTTAGCAAGCTTCTTGATTCTTATCACATGACTGTTGTTTTCTCTTCTACTGAATGTGTATTTCAAGACCTTACAAGTAATCATGTTATAGCCAAGAGAAGGAGGATTGGTGATCTTTATAGGTTTCACAGAACAGTTACTCAGAATGTTAATAGTGCTCAGTTAGTTGACAATCTTAGGAAACTTGTACTGAATAAATTCTTAGCCATggataaagtaaataaaaatttACATACTGTTGCTAGTTCTTCTTCTGAGTCTAATCTTGTGGATCTGTATCATGCTAGATTGGGGCATATGGCTATAGACAAATTAAAACTTGTATCTGGTTACCATAATATAATAAAAAGATCTTCTTTTCATTGCAAATCTTGTGTTCTAGCTAAGCATCACAGGCTTCCCTTTCCTTTAAGTGTGCATAAGGCTTATGCTTGTTTTGAATTGTTACATATGGATGTCTGGGGCCATATAGGGTTCCTTCTATGTCTGGTGCTAAGTATTTTTTAAAAATTCTGGATGATTTCTCAAGAAACACTTGGACTATCTTATTTCAGCATAAAGATCAGGTTTATGGCTTGATTAAAAACTTCTTTGCCTATATTTTAAATCATTTTAATGGACATATCAAGACAATAAGGTCAGATAATGGGACAAAATTCTTGCAAATACTTTGTGGTGAATTGTTTAAGGAAAAAGGTATTCTACATCAGACTAGTGTTGTTGGGacacctcaacaaaatgggaGGGTGAAGAGAAAGCATAGACATTTGCTAGAAACTGCTAGAGCTCTTAGATTTCATGCTAATCTTCCCATTAAATTTTAGGGTGACTGTTTGCTCACTGCAACATATCTTATTAATTTGATGCCAACACCCTTAATTAAGAATAAAACACCATATGAGCTATTATTTAACACTGTTCCAGCATATGATCATTTAAAAGTTTTTGGCTGCCTTTGCTATGCTACCATGCCCCCAACTTTCACTGATAAGTTTGGTAGTAGGGCAAGGGAATGCATTTTTATTGGATATCCCCACAATCAGAAAGGATATAGACTGTATGATTTAAAGTTACATAAGATATTTGTAAGTAGAGATGTTACATTTCAAGAAAAGTTGTTTCCTTTTCACAAAGATAAGCCTTATGAAGATCTAAATATTACTCCAAGTGATCTAGTAAATCCTGTTGCTACTACACTTATTATACCTACTGAAGCTACTCAAAGCTTAGACTCTGGGTCTGATATACCTGAACAGCATGAGCAGCCTATTGTCACTACAGTTACTGAACAAAATAAAAGTTCAAACCAACCAAATTCTGATAATAACATCAGAAAGTCATCAAGAGCTACTCAACTGACTTCTAGACTGAAGGGTTTTCAATATATTTTACCTGGAAGGAAGTCTGCTGTTAATAATGTTCAGGTCTCAGCATTTCAGACAGAGGTGCTACATGCCTTATCTGATCATCACCCTGATTTCATTGGTTCCATGTTTAATGTTATAAAAGAGCATGAACCATATACTTTCAAGCAAACTCAGCAAGATCCTAGATGGATTGAGGCTATGTCAAAAGAAATTACAGCTTTAGAAGAAAATCAGACCTGGGAGCTTGTGCCATTACCTAATGGTCATAAGGCAATAGGTTCTAAGTGGGTTTATAGGATTAAATACAAGTCTGATGGATCTGTTGAAAGGTTCAAGGCCAGGCTAGTAGCAAAGGGGTTCAATCAAGTGAAGGATAAAGATTATAAGCATACTTTTTCTCCTGTTGCCAAATTCACAACAGTGAGAGCATTACTTGCCTTGACTGCTATCAAGGATTGACCATTATTTCAATTAGACATCAATAATGCTTTCCTTCATGGATTTTTGGAGGAAGAAGTATATATGAAACCACCTGAGGGATTTGATGTAGGACAAGGTTTGGTTTGTAAACTTAAGAGGTCATTATATGGACTGAAGCAAGCTTCTAGACAATGGAACAAGGAGTTAACCAAGTTCTTGCAAAATCTAGGATATGTGCAGTCCAGACAAGATTATTCTTTGTTCACAAAGACTAACTCAGCTGATCAATCCTTTACAGTTGTCTTGGTTTATGTAGACGATGTTCTTCTCACAGGAACTTCTATTACTGAAGTTGAAAATCTTAAGAAGGCATTGCATACTGCCTATTCTATAAAGGATTTAGGTAATCTGAGGTATTTCCTTGAACTAGAGATATCCAGGAACTCTGATGGTTTACTAATAAATCAGAGGAAGTACATTATGGATATTCTTAAGGATCTTCAGATGAAAAATTGTTCTATTGCCAAGTTTCCAATGCAGCAAGGGTTAAAATTATCAGTAGATCAAGGAGAACTTTTAACAGATCTTGAGCAATATAGGAGACTGGTTGGTAGGCTATTATACCTCAACATGTCTAGACCTGATCTATCTTATAGCATTCAACACCTAAGTCAGTTTGTTAGTCAGCCAAGGGTACCTCATATGCAAGCTGCCCTACATGTGGTAAAGTACTTGAAAGGAACCATCAATGCAGGGTTACATTATAGCAGACATTCTGATTTACAGGTCATAGCATTCAGTGATGCTGACTGGGGTCAATGCGCCTTCTCATGTAGGTCATTGAGTGGGTACTGTGTGATGCTTGGTCAGTCTCTTGTTTCCTGGAAAACTAAAAAGCAGGCCACTGTCAGCAAAAGCTCTGCTGAATCAGAATATAGGAGTCTATCTTACACAACATCTGAGCTTGTTTGGCTGGCTGCATTATTGAAAGATCTAGGTGTTCAAGTCACTTCTCCTATAAGTTTATAATGTGACAACAAAGCTGCTTTGCACATCTCAGAGAATCCAGTTTTTCACGAGAGGACAAAGCACTTAAGTATAGACTGCCACTTCGTCAGAGATAAGCAAGAACAAGGTTTTTTGATGACAAAGCATGTCAGGACAGGACTGCAACTGGCAGACATTATGACTAAACCCTTAGGTGCTGATCAACACAAATTTCTCTCTTCTAAGCTTGGCCTGTTGTTCCAGCACAATCCAGCTTAGGGGGGTATATTGGTTATATAAAGTTAGTTAGAAGTTGGTTAAAATAACTAACAACTAATCATAGTCAGTTGATGCTAATCATGGTTAAGAAGTAGTTAGACCAGTTGGCTCAATTGCTATAAATACTAATGTTCCAGATCATTGTATACACACTTGAATAATATACAAAATATACAGTTACAAATTACTTCAACAATATTACATTCATACACATTGCTACTTCTTCATCATACGATTAAACATTCATAATTGATCTtcaattcatcatcttcaacctttATATCTTCTTCTTCTAGCTTAGTATTATTCATGGTATTCTTCATAAACCAACCTTTACAGTATGTTGTTCAACAAATTCTTAAGAAACTCAACATACATATTGTTAAAGATTATTCTAATtagagccccgtgcatcgcacaaGTAAATCGGAATGGAAAAACAAGAGTACGGAACACGGAGAAAATTGACAAAAGTTTCGTACAAGCTCTCTGGCAAAagccaaacaaaaaacaaaacctaAACCTAAACCCAAACCCTTACGTACACAACACCAGGGATTTTATACCCTTTGTTTTTATTTTCCACCAATTAGATACGATGTATATTTTGGCAAATACGCTTGCCAATTGGGCTTTTATCCAAATTAATCCACTTCACTTGGTTTACCACAATTGAAGTTCTGAAATTGTTAATGGGTTATCATCTCGAAAAGGCGCTTCTTGATTCAACataagggtaagattattggtagtcttgagacaagactttggtaagtcttgagacaagactcactcaagactaccaataatctacccTAGTCTTGACAGAGTCAtaacaaagtcttaagttgagtcttagaAATCCaaaactcaacttaagacttttgGTGAGTCTTGACCCCACCTTAAAGAAAAATTATCCAATGGGTGGGCAACATGTGTCCtttctttttgttaaaaaaataaagtggagtggaAAAGTAGAGTATGAGGTGAGTCTGAcggataatgtataaagtctgaGGTGAGTTTGAGATGGGTctgaacaataaaaaaataataaaagttagtagAAATCTGATGTGGCAGAGTCTTAAGACTTGGGAGAGTCTGACTGATAATCTCACCTTAAAGCCTTGAGCATTTGTTTGTACTTGGTCACATACTCACATGATCAATTGACTTCTCTTTTTGAATAGTTTGACTTGTCTTGGCAATTTCAAGGATAAAAGTCGGCTTCCAGCGAATAATTACACAGATTCGTAGTAAACTGTAAAGAAGGGAAATATAATGTAAAACGCATTAAAAATACCGAAAACTAGTACTTCCTCTTATTCTCTATCTTCTTACACATTGCTTTTTGAGATGTTTTTAAGAGGAATGAGATATGTGAAGGAAAATGGAGGAAAATAAAAGTAGGGGAGAAAAGGTGGGACCACAAGTTATAAGAACTGCAAATTATAGACtaataaggaaagtggaagatttggtgaatttgttgttttagaaaatgattatttaataaaaatactCTGAACTATTAGGTTACTTCTCAAAATATTCTAGACTTCAAATTAACTAGGAATATAACCAACTAATATCTTTTAATCAAAAAAATCAATCATCATTAACTTAAATATACATTTATTTATTCAACGcaaaatattaacaagtataatTAATTAGTAAAAAATTAGTCAAACGAATTGTTTTTCCATTTTTACTTTATACCATATTAATTTTAGGGGAAAAAAATccaaaatataattttttttaagatGGAGgatcttttgaattttttttgtgcCCCCCTTATAAGAAATTTCTGCGTCCGCCCCTGTGTATATATGTAATCATTTATGGAGTATATGTTACTTGAATGGTTTTACTCATTATGTTGCTTAATGTTACATATTGAACAATTCTCTcgataaattcaaaatttaatttGTTACCCGTTTAGTGATTGTAAAATTGATAACAATGTTGTTTAAATGGTGACATATTTATAACTATACATACATTTAGTGAATGTATATTGTAACgacaaattttgtattgcgataactgaaatacaaaacaaggaaacaaaatgagtttttattaatatcaAGAAAGttcgtgtacaatctctaataatCCTCCGATTCTAACTAAACAAATATGGTACGCGTGCAA is a window encoding:
- the LOC141642784 gene encoding uncharacterized protein LOC141642784 → MPDHDNSENPSPFDYYDDPLYLSTSDQPSTTLSSFLFEGHDFLGWKREVLMALVAKNKDGMIDGSCSCPPSTDKRHRQWKRCDFMVMRWISNSLDKNLKENFKFVTSSKELWDELTERFGQSNALEVYQLTKDLGAVSQENLSLVEYYSKMKNLWETLDSLDPLPSCTCGKISLCSCTLIKKMIDRNNTAKIIQFLMNLKASYDGIRTQILSLDPLPPINKVLALLQKIERQKQITDTVSVLTDANAYASYQQSDPKRSNDVGPSTVKHCDHCNKNGHTRATCFGLTKCPHCNKTGYNPANCFLIRGFPGDKNKGKEKVSYNKTAAPKRGANTADILPGSPLEESFSNAVEHSGNAAVNNNSGAVSGLTSEMLDGLVTSVIDQVSCILLSFALTANSSGFLSDWIVDTGASDHMTYDLKLLTDVHVFTKPVRNLLSVSKLLDSYHMTVVFSSTECVFQDLTSNHVIAKRRRIGDLYRFHRTVTQNVNSAQLVDNLRKLVLNKFLAMDKVNKNLHTVASSSSESNLVDLVPSMSGAKYFLKILDDFSRNTWTILFQHKDQGDCLLTATYLINLMPTPLIKNKTPYELLFNTVPAYDHLKVFGCLCYATMPPTFTDKFGSRARECIFIGYPHNQKGYRLYDLKLHKIFVSRDVTFQEKLFPFHKDKPYEDLNITPSDLVNPVATTLIIPTEATQSLDSGSDIPEQHEQPIVTTVTEQNKSSNQPNSDNNIRKSSRATQLTSRLKGFQYILPGRKSAVNNVQVSAFQTEVLHALSDHHPDFIGSMFNVIKEHEPYTFKQTQQDPRWIEAMSKEITALEENQTWELVPLPNGHKAIGSKWVYRIKYKSDGSVERFKARLVAKGFNQVKDKDYKHTFSPVAKFTTVRALLALTAIKD